The Eubalaena glacialis isolate mEubGla1 chromosome 16, mEubGla1.1.hap2.+ XY, whole genome shotgun sequence genome segment ATAGATAATTATTGTGTGGTAGGATAACTttcaggatttattttttaaggcaaGAGTAATTAAGTAAGTCACAAATCTTATAacttaaaataccatttaaacaTAATGTTATAacaataaaagatattttaaaaagtgaaaacaaataaaaattattttgtttataattctaTTAGCATATGATaatgacattttttaattttccattttgttttctaaattttattcattataaaaatgttattcttttgTGTCACTGCAAAACTGTCTTTCACATTGCTTACACGTAAATATTCAGTCATGTCACTATATGTAGGTAGGAATTTTCAGCAGTTACTACACGCCTAGGATTTCTAGGCATCTTCATGTACTCAGCTATCCTGGCTTCCCGTTTTGCGGTGTGTTCTAATAGTAATGTTGATGGCTCAGAGGTGAAACTGATTTAatccaaaatgtcaatattacTCTTTAAGATTAGCCTTTTATACAGAATTGGTATGTTTAATGCTACCCACCAAtaatagtttgtttctttgtaCTGTCAGGACCCAATATAGTATGATTTGTTTGAGAAAAGAGATTATTatcttatttgcatttatttcaacTGCTCCATGCTTCAAAATCTAGTCATTTTTCACACTTActcaaaaaacaaattttttttaatcctaaacaCTTCATATATCTATacaaacaaagaggaaaagaaaataaatcactagTAAGCAAGCACAAAATAATCTATCACATACTAGAAATTCCAAGGACTAGTCTCTGAAATATAATATTAAGAAATCTAGGGCCGGGCGCTGTTGCGGCGCGGGGACCACCCCTTACTGCTACCGCTGTCTCTTTCACCTCATGGCGGCCATCAGGGTTCACCTAGGCTGCACATCAGCCTGTGTGGCCGTCTATAAGGATGGCCAGGCTGATGTAGTTGCCAATGGTGCAGGTGACAGAGTTACTCCAGCTGTTTTTGCTTACTCAGAAAATGAAGAGGTTGTTGGATTGGCAGCaaaacaaagtagaataaggaatATTTCAAATACAGTAATGAAAGTAAAGCAGATCCTTGGCAGAAGCCAGAAATGCGGTCCTTGGACCTGGCTTCTCAGCAATTAGCCCTGAGAGGGAAGAATTGGCTGGCTCCTGGAGATAGACCGGAGCACACAGAGCCTCCCCACACCTTCAGATCAGCACCTTGCTGCCCAGGAGCCTCCTCCAGCTAGCCTTCCTTCTCAGTCCACTATGACCACTTCCAATAGCAGTGTGGGCATCCGGTGGTCCAGACAGGAGACACCGATGCTTCTCTCCATATTAGGTGAGGCACAGTATATTCAGCGCCTCCAGACCGTACATCACAATGCAGACGTCTACCAGGCTGTGTCTAAGCGGATGCAGCAGGAAGGCTCCTGCCGCACCGAGAGTCAGTGCCGCTCCAAGTTCAAAGTCCTGAAGGCATTATATTTAAAGGCCTATGTGGCCCACGCCACAAGTATGGGTGATCCACCACACTGTCCCTTTTATAGATACGTTGGATCACCTTCTCCGAAATCAGATAGTGACTGAGGCAGACAACTTAATGGAGGAGGCTGCTTGGACCCAGCACTGTAATCAGAACTTGGCAGCCCCTGACATCCCAGGGGAAGAAGGAACCAGCATTCTGGGAGCAAAAAGGACTCAGGCAGCAGATCATCAGGCTACCTTGAAAACAGTTAAGGAATCAGATGAGGATTGTCAACTGAGGATCAGTGACCAGATGAGAGAAACCAGTGACCTTGAGGACTCCTGGGATGAATCCTCGGGTGCAGGGAGCTCTCAAGGAACCCCCAGCTACAGCAGCTCCCACCACCTTTTCAGAGGTGCAGCTGCTCCCTGTCAGAGCAGCCCCATGACCAGACTGGGAGTGTCTGGTGAGCCCAGCCCCTGCACCAGCTCCGGCCGAAACACTCCTGGGGTGGCCTCGGCACAGCGGCCTCCAGTCTCCTCCTCCAGAGTTCCTTTTGTTTCTGGTGGGGATGGGCCTTTGACCAGTGAGCCCCCTCCCAGGTGGGCGAGGTGAAGAAGGTGGTCAGTGGCCAGGACTATTGCAGCCAAGTTGGCAGAAAACAGGAGATTGGCACGAGAACTTTCAAAGTGGGAGGAAGAAAAATTGGACCGGCTCATTGCCATTGGCGAGGAGGCCAGCGCTCAGCAGGACCCTGCCAACGAGCTGCGCAGGGATGCTCTGGTCGCGGTCAGACGCTCGGCCACAGCGGTAGAAGAGGCAACCGGTGCTTTTCAGCTATGGCTTGAAAAGTTGCTTCAGAGGTTAATTTCAAACACCAAAAGTTATCTGATCACACAAGGGTGTATTTCCTTCTCTGGCAGAGGCCCGGGTCCAACAGCTGCCTTATGGTACCCTGGCTCCTTTTCTgtgtcttcagaaaaaaaaaagagtggatggaCCATTAAGGTGCAGACGGGTAGGAATATACTTGCTTCTCCCAAGCGTCTCCACTAGTTGAAAGACCTTTCAGAAACATGAGTGGTGGCCTGGTAGACAATGGAAGTAGCCAAGTCCAGAGAGCTAGTTAGCCCTGGCTTCATCACTGATGTGAGACAATTTAGTTTACCTCTCAAcaccagtttcctcagctgttaaAAGGGGGCAAcctgcctacctcacagggttgttgtgaggatcagatGGCTTAAATAGATGTGAAAGGATTTAAAAGTTTACAAGCACTATACACATGGAAGTTATTAAACCATATGACCTTGGCCGAGGTCATGCTAAGGTGAGGCACAAGATATAGGGTGAGCTGACAAGATATAGAATTAAGGTTGTATACCAAGACCTCATTGCTTGAATCTACTAGTTTAACTTGACTGCTCCCTGGAGTTTACaatcttcatttctttaaatctcCCTTTAGCTCATTAGGCTAATATAGACACAACACGTATTAGTACATTTATCTCTtatattttcactgctgtgtctgT includes the following:
- the LOC133076353 gene encoding LOW QUALITY PROTEIN: myb/SANT-like DNA-binding domain-containing protein 7 (The sequence of the model RefSeq protein was modified relative to this genomic sequence to represent the inferred CDS: deleted 1 base in 1 codon; substituted 1 base at 1 genomic stop codon); this encodes MTTSNSSVGIRWSRQETPMLLSILGEAQYIQRLQTVHHNADVYQAVSKRMQQEGSCRTESQCRSKFKVLKALYLKAYVAHATSMGDPPHCPFYDTLDHLLRNQIVTEADNLMEEAAWTQHCNQNLAAPDIPGEEGTSILGAKRTQAADHQATLKTVKESDEDCQLRISDQMRETSDLEDSWDESSGAGSSQGTPSYSSSHHLFRGAAAPCQSSPMTRLGVSGEPSPCTSSGRNTPGVASAQRPPVSSSRVPFVSGGDGPLTSEPPPRWARXRRWSVARTIAAKLAENRRLARELSKWEEEKLDRLIAIGEEASAQQDPANELRRDALVAVRRSATAVEEATGAFQLWLEKLLQRLISNTKSYLITQGCISFSGRGPGPTAALWYPGSFSVSSEKKKSGWTIKVQTGRNILASPKRLH